A window of Primulina huaijiensis isolate GDHJ02 chromosome 9, ASM1229523v2, whole genome shotgun sequence contains these coding sequences:
- the LOC140984030 gene encoding nifU-like protein 2, chloroplastic — MHAAMAMNPPLCSIHSRLHQTLETTSSSSASSSTTTAAAAAAAAVLFRGSVPPPAEVSSFFGSRVPLSGRLNQVRRASVGGLRKIGVKAVAIPESAVELPLTTDNVESVLDEIRPYLIADGGNVALHEIDGNVVKLKLQGACGSCPSSTMTMKMGIERRLMEKIPEVVAVEAIPDKETGLELNEENIEKVLEEIRPYLIGAAGGDLELVAIDEPIIKVRITGPAAGVMTVRVAVTQKLREKIPAIAAVQLLS; from the exons ATGCACGCAGCCATGGCCATGAATCCTCCCCTCTGTTCGATCCATTCCAGGCTCCATCAAACCTTAGAGACCACCTCCTCCTCGTCAGCATCTTCGTCCACGAcaaccgccgccgccgccgccgccgccgccgttCTATTTCGTGGCTCTGTCCCGCCGCCAGCAGAG GTTTCGAGTTTCTTCGGGTCTCGAGTCCCGCTTTCGGGGAGGCTCAATCAGGTGCGGCGGGCGTCAGTGGGTGGTTTGCGGAAGATTG GTGTAAAAGCAGTTGCCATTCCTGAATCAGCCGTGGAACTACCACTCACGACGGATAATGTCGAGAGTGTGTTAGATGAAATCAGACCTTACCTCATAGCTGATGGAGGCAATGTTGCATTACATGAAATTGATGGAAATGTCGTAAAACTGAAATTACAAGGTGCGTGTGGTTCATGTCCTAGTTCTACCATGACAATGAAAATGGGCATTGAGCGTCGGCTTATGGAAAAGATTCCTGAAGTAGTTGCTGTTGAGGCAATACCTGATAAAGAAACTGGCCTTGAGTTGAATGAAGAAAACATAGAGAAG GTACTTGAAGAAATAAGACCGTACCTCATTGGGGCAGCGGGCGGAGATTTGGAGCTAGTTGCCATTGATGAACCGATAATTAAGGTACGAATTACTGGTCCTGCAGCTGGTGTCATGACCGTTCGGGTGGCTGTGACTCAGAAACTTCGAGAAAAAATTCCTGCCATTGCAGCTGTTCAACTTTTGTCGTAA
- the LOC140984454 gene encoding ribosome biogenesis protein BOP1 homolog isoform X4 encodes MRYVEDIYSGDGDNPRAGSDDDGHGSGGSASDNDNNDGEGKLDESENSREVLEESDSSEDEVAPRNTIGDVPLKWYKDEEHIGYDLSGKKIKKKERQSKLDSFLASADDSKNWRKIYDEYNDEEVELTKAETKLVSRLLKGKAPHAEFDPYAPYVDWFAWDGAKHPISNAPEPKRRFIRSKWESRTVLRYVRAIRKGLIKFDDKPKEKPRFYALWDDDSTADRQGLAYIPAPKPKLPGHDESYNPSLEYIPTQEEVNSYQLMFEEDRPKYIPKQFKSLRGVPAYEKAVQETFDRCLDLYLCPRVRKKRINIDPESLKPKLPSRKDLKPYPTTRYLEYKGHKGPVTSISTEPTGQWIASGSKDGTVRIWEVETGRCLRIWDLGDAIEEVALNPLPALSILAVAVGHDVFLLNTRVGNDEEQENTEELLHFEPQKTTNDNGLSNISASIVEWCQDDKHGGIRLKHFKAVTKVEWHRKGDYLSTLAPSGESRSVLIHQLSKKLTQRIPFKTKGIPVSTAFHPTRSIIFTATKKNVRVYDLLKQKLVKKLDAGVREISSISIHPAGDNVIVGSKDGKLCWFDMDLSSRPYRVLRCHSKDVTGVAYHRSYPLFATCSDDCTAYIFHGMVYSDLNQNPLIVPLEILRGHASADGRGVLDCKFHPRQPWLFTAGADSLIKLYCH; translated from the exons GAAGATATTTACTCTGGTGATGGTGACAATCCTAGGGCTGGTAGTGATGATGATGGCCATGGAAGTGGAGGTAGTGCCAGTGATAATGACAATAATGATGGTGAAGGCAAGCTTGATGAAAGCGAAAACTCCCGTGAAGTACTTGAAGAGAGTGATTCGTCAGAAGACGAG GTTGCGCCTCGTAACACTATTGGAGATGTTCCACTGAAATGGTACAAGGATGAGGAACATATTGGATACGATCTATCTGgaaagaagatcaagaaaaaggAGAGACAAAGTAAATTGGATTCCTTTCTTGCAAGTGCTGATGACTCAAAGAATTG GCGTAAGATATATGATGAATATAATGACGAAGAAGTGGAATTGACGAAAGCGGAGACCAAACTTGTTAGCAGATTATTAAAAGGAAAGGCACCACATGCGGAGTTTGATCCATATGCT CCTTATGTGGATTGGTTTGCTTGGGACGGTGCTAAGCATCCAATCTCTAACGCACCAGAACCAAAGAGGCGTTTCATTCGTTCCAAGTGGGAAAGTAGAACG GTTCTACGGTATGTCCGTGCCATTCGGAAgggattgattaaatttgatgaCAAACCTAAGGAAAAGCCTCGGTTTTATGCTTTGTGGGATGATGATTCCACTGCTGACAGACAGGGATTGGCTTATATACCTGCGCCAAAACCTAAATTGCCAG gTCACGATGAATCATATAATCCTTCTCTTGAATACATTCCAACACAAGAAGAAGTAAATTCTTACCAGCTTATGTTTGAGGAAGATCGACCTAAATATATTCCTAAACA GTTCAAGTCCTTGAGAGGGGTTCCCGCATATGAAAAAGCTGTCCAAGAAACTTTTGATCGTTGTTTGGATCTTTATTTATGCCCACGAGTTCGCAAAAAACGT ATTAACATTGATCCCGAGTCCTTGAAACCAAAGTTGCCTAGCCGGAAAGACCTTAAACCTTATCCAACAACACGTTATCTTGAGTACAAGGGACACAAGGGTCCTGTCACGTCCATTTCTACAGAACCCACAGGACAATGGATTGCTTCTG GTTCTAAGGATGGAACTGTTCGTATTTGGGAAGTTGAAACTGGAAGGTGTCTTCGGATCTGGGATCTAGGTGATGCAATCGAGGAAGTTGCATTGAATCCTCTGCCCGCTCTTTCTATATTAGCAGTGGCAGT GGGACACGACGTATTTCTCTTGAACACCAGAGTAGGAAATGATGAAGAACAGGAAAATACCGAAGAGCTTCTCCATTTTGAGCCCCAAAAAACAACTAATGATAATGGTCTGTCGA ATATAAGTGCATCCATTGTTGAATGGTGTCAAGATGATAAGCATGGTGGAATCAGGTTGAAGCACTTTAAG GCTGTAACCAAAGTGGAATGGCATCGCAAAGGAGACTATTTGTCCACACTCGCGCCATCTG GTGAATCAAGATCAGTATTGATTCACCAGCTGTCCAAAAAACTTACTCAACGAATCCCATTCAAGACAAAAGGAATTCCAGTGTCAACTGCTTTTCATCCAACTCGATCCATAATTTTTACTGCAACAAAGAAGAATGTGCGTGTATATGATCTgttaaagcaaaaacttgttAAAAAGCTTGATGCTGGAGTCCGTGAAATTTCTTCCATTTCTATCCACCCTGCTG GTGATAATGTCATTGTGGGAAGTAAAGATGGAAAATTGTGCTGGTTTGACATGGACCTTTCGTCTCGACCTTACAGAGTTCTCAG GTGTCATTCAAAGGACGTTACTGGGGTGGCTTACCATCGCTCCTACCCTTTATTTGCCACATGCTCTGATGATTGCACCGCATATATATTTCATGGAATGGTTTATTCAGATCTGAATCAGAATCCATTAATTGTCCCCTTAGAGATTCTTCGAGGGCATGCCAGTGCTGATGGAAGAG GTGTCTTGGACTGCAAGTTCCATCCAAGGCAACCCTGGTTGTTTACTGCTGGGGCGGATTCTTTGATCAAGCTCTACTGTCATTAA
- the LOC140985237 gene encoding WEB family protein At1g75720-like, translating into MEEFYNVDENHVDYRSNVDTSRPFRSVKEAVAVFGERFLVGEIYSSKKPFSFPEKEAPFFTPGQKVYEETWTRHSSPSYGQNMTLSDTVKKLEAELEETKAELKLLKEKESDTEVALAMLNAELHQSMSKLAPVDLVRGVGDVITRDDQVEKRERRTSSQSLRQILNVGQNEGLFWGKKVVKKKPIIPFVGGLFSGKKRTSKSMYSSLHSSSHLHWN; encoded by the coding sequence ATGGAAGAATTCTACAACGTCGATGAAAATCATGTCGATTATCGCTCCAACGTGGACACTTCGCGGCCTTTTCGCTCTGTTAAGGAGGCAGTGGCAGTGTTTGGGGAGCGGTTCTTGGTAGGAGAGATTTACTCCTCCAAGAAGCCATTCTCTTTCCCTGAGAAAGAAGCACCGTTTTTTACGCCAGGTCAGAAAGTATACGAAGAAACATGGACTAGACACTCGTCCCCTAGTTACGGCCAAAACATGACTCTCTCGGACACCGTGAAGAAGCTCGAGGCGGAACTGGAGGAGACGAAGGCGGAGCTTAAGTTGCTCAAGGAAAAAGAATCCGACACGGAGGTGGCATTGGCGATGTTGAATGCTGAGCTCCATCAGAGTATGTCGAAGCTGGCACCAGTGGACTTGGTTCGAGGTGTAGGGGATGTGATCACAAGGGATGATCAAGTGGAGAAGAGGGAAAGAAGAACAAGTTCACAAAGTTTGAGACAGATTTTGAATGTGGGGCAGAATGAAGGCTTGTTTTGGGGGAAGAAAGTAGTGAAAAAGAAGCCTATTATCCCTTTTGTTGGAGGTCTTTTCTCTGGCAAAAAAAGGACATCAAAGAGCATGTATAGCTCTCTTCATTCATCTTCTCATTTGCATTGGAACTGA